TGACGAGTTCATGCTGCGCTTCCATAATTTTTTGAAAGAGAATTCGGTCTACCAGGCCACCTGCGCAAAGACGCACATCGAATTCCCTCCCGGCTCAAGCTGGATGGTCTACACCGACACGGTTCCCCATGCTGTACTGTCGGGCCAGTTCGCGGTGGAGCAGACGTTTCTGGTATCGCCTGAGGCGCAACTCGACCGCTCCAGTTCACCGGTCGCAATCCTGGAGCGAATGACCGGCAGCCGGCTCCGCTAGAGCCGGCCGGTACGTAGCGGACCGAAACCTGGGTCTTGTGAGATCAGTACTTGCTATGAAAGACGAAGCTGTTGATGTCGGGCCAGAATTCCTTCACGAGATTGGAGGCGCCATCGAGTCCGATCTGCACCAGCCACCTCTGCCCGGTCTTGGTCCAGGTGCGGTACGGGCTGGGATAGTAGAGGCCCGAGATGCCTGACGCCGCCCCATTCCCAACGATCTCCGAGATGTTCAGCGTATTGTGCGCCGAGTTGGTTGCAGTCAGGTCGGAGCGGGTGATCGCGAGGCGGCTGACGGAGTAGATCGAGCGTTTGACGATTCCTCCGTGTCCCAGCGTGTAATAGCGGGGATCTTCATGGAGGGCGCTAGGCAGCACGGCTTCCGTCAGGATGTTTCCGTCAAGATTGTCGGCGAACTGGTGCCAGTAGTAGCGTCCGTAACCGACACCACCATGACCAAACTCGGGGTAAGAATTCTGCGCATCGGAGATGCCAGCGAGGATGCCGACATAGATGAACGAGGAGTAGTCGAAGCTGTCCTCAAGCATCAGCTTGAACTTCTCCTTGGAGGACTGTGGAGGAAGTTTTTCATCCGCCGAGACCGATCGGAAGTTCGGAACAATGAAGAGAATCCGCTTGGTCTGCTTACCGTCCGTAACCGTAGATGCGGGTGCGGTGGATGTCGATGACGAGATCTGCTGCGCCGAGTCCGAAGAGGAAACACCAGGAGCATCCGGCAGCTCTGCGACCTCGATTGGCTCAGCCTTTTGCGCGTGCAGACGCATCGGCACCGCAGCAAAGAGTAAAAGAAAAGCCGCGCCTGCAACTTCTCGTAGGATCGCCTGACGACTGCGTTGGATTCTAATGACTATTTCCTTTCGATCGCGGCCCGGAGAAGGGGCCCTTGTCTCAGCGCAAAGTACTCAAGCGGCTGAATGAAAAGTGTGTACTCACTTTGCTTTAGACGTAAAAAGCTGCATCTCGTTGCATTTTCTTAGGCGAAAAAGCAAGCAGGCCCATCTGTTATTTATAACAACCCTGCCAAGGGCATAACAGCGCACGCGGCGTGGCATTTTTTGCGCTGTAGGGACACGCATCTCGACGAAGCCGCTTTAAGTCAATATCCTGAAAGAGACTTCACAACGGCACAAACTATGAGTTCATCCGAAAATACGATCCAAAATACAATCGCCAAAGATACAATCCAGGTTCAACTGCCCGACGGCACGGTCAAATCGTTTCCCGGTGGCGCGACCGCCTTTGACGTCGCCTACAGCATCTCGCCGCGTCTTGCCGCTGCTTCCGTAGTAGCACGCATTAAGCCGCTGCACACCACAGCAGCGGAAAGCCACACAACCGAGACGGCAGCCACCGAAGAATCCATGTATGCGGCGAACGATCCCGATGCGGAAAGACTCGTAGACCTGAGCGCACCGCTTCGCACGGATGTCGAGCTCCAGTTGCTCACGGAAAAGGATCCGGAGTCGCTGCAAGTCGTGCGTCATTCCGCGGCTCATGTGCTGGCTACAGCAGTCCTCGAACTCTTTCCCGAAACAAAGCTGGGACACGGACCGGCAACCGATGCGGGCTTCTTCTATGACTTTTACCGGCCCACGCCGTTCACCCCCGACGACCTGAAGGCGATTGAAGCGAGGATGGCCGAGATCGTCGCACGCGACGAGAAGTTCGTCTGCGAACACGAGCCTCGCGAGAAGGGGCTCCAGGAGTTCCAGGCCGACAACGACTTCATGAAGGTTCACTTTGTCGAGAAGTTCACCAAGCCCGGCGAGGAGATTTCGCTCTATCGCAATGGCCGTTTTGTGGACTTCTGCCGTGGGCCGCATGTTCCTTCCACGGGCCGCGTCAAGGCGTTCAAAGTGCTCAGCATCGCTGGAGCCTATTGGCTGGGCGACGAAAAGAATCCGCAACTCCAGCGTATCTACGGCACCGCATTCTTCTCGCAGAAAGAGATGGACGCGCACTTCGCGCGGCTGGAAGAGGCGGCCAAGCGCGACCATCGCGTAATCGGCAAACAGATGGATCTCTTCTCCATTCAGGAGCTGGCCGGGCCGGGGCTCATCTTCTGGCATCCCAAGGGCGCCATGATCCGCAAGATCATGGAGGACTGGATGCGCGAGGAGTGCATTCGGCGCGGGTATTCGCTGGTCTACACTCCGCACGTAGCACGCGTGAACCTGTGGCAGACCAGCGGCCACGAAGGCTTCTACTCGAACAATATGTTCACGCCCATGAAGTTGGACGATGCAGACTACCGCATGAAGCCGATGAATTGCCCCTTCCATATCCTGATCTACAAGAACTCGCCAAAGAGTTATCGCGATCTTCCGGTGCGCTATGCGGAGTTGGGCAACGTCTATCGCTACGAGCTTTCAGGAACGATGCATGGCTTGTTGCGCGTACGTGGCTTTACGCAGGATGACGCGCACATCTTCTGCACGCCCGAACAGGTGGAAGACGAGGTCGTAGCCTGTATCGACTTTGCACAATCCGTCCTCGAAACCTTCGGCTTCAAGGAATTCAAGGTGGAGCTCTCGACGTGGGATCCGAAGGATCGCGCCCACTACGCGGGCAGCGACGATAAGTGGGATCTCGCCATCCACTCGCTGGAACACGCACTCGAGCGGAAGCAGATTCCCTATAAGACGATTCCCGGCGAAGCCGCATTCTATGGCCCCAAGATCGACATCAAGCTGGTCGATGTCCTGGGCCGTTTGTGGCAGCTCTCCACCGTGCAGTTCGACTTCAATCTGCCGGCACGCTTTGAGCTGGAGTATGTCGGGGAGGATGGCGAGCGGCATCAGCCGGTGATGGTTCACCGCGCACTGTTCGGCTCGGTGGAGCGATTCTTCGGCGTGCTCATCGAGCATTACGCTGGCGCATTTCCGCTGTGGCTTGCTCCGGTGCAGGTGGGATTGGTGCCCATCAGCGAACGGCATCTCGCCTACGCGGAAAAGATACAACAACAGTTACAGAATGCCGGAATCCGCGTGGAACTGGATGGCCGCAACGAAAAGATGAATGCGAAGATCCGCGATCTCACCATGCAGAAGATTCCCTACATTCTCGTAATGGGCGATAAAGAGGAA
This DNA window, taken from Acidisarcina sp., encodes the following:
- the thrS gene encoding threonine--tRNA ligase, encoding MSSSENTIQNTIAKDTIQVQLPDGTVKSFPGGATAFDVAYSISPRLAAASVVARIKPLHTTAAESHTTETAATEESMYAANDPDAERLVDLSAPLRTDVELQLLTEKDPESLQVVRHSAAHVLATAVLELFPETKLGHGPATDAGFFYDFYRPTPFTPDDLKAIEARMAEIVARDEKFVCEHEPREKGLQEFQADNDFMKVHFVEKFTKPGEEISLYRNGRFVDFCRGPHVPSTGRVKAFKVLSIAGAYWLGDEKNPQLQRIYGTAFFSQKEMDAHFARLEEAAKRDHRVIGKQMDLFSIQELAGPGLIFWHPKGAMIRKIMEDWMREECIRRGYSLVYTPHVARVNLWQTSGHEGFYSNNMFTPMKLDDADYRMKPMNCPFHILIYKNSPKSYRDLPVRYAELGNVYRYELSGTMHGLLRVRGFTQDDAHIFCTPEQVEDEVVACIDFAQSVLETFGFKEFKVELSTWDPKDRAHYAGSDDKWDLAIHSLEHALERKQIPYKTIPGEAAFYGPKIDIKLVDVLGRLWQLSTVQFDFNLPARFELEYVGEDGERHQPVMVHRALFGSVERFFGVLIEHYAGAFPLWLAPVQVGLVPISERHLAYAEKIQQQLQNAGIRVELDGRNEKMNAKIRDLTMQKIPYILVMGDKEEAAGSVSVRTRAKGDQGSVPFAEFLGRIEALIASRSTDL